The genomic region ACTTCCTCGCCCTGAATGGACACCTTCATCTTCATGATGGGGTTGTACAGCAGGTAGCGTTTGTCTTCCGGAGAGGCGGCCCGCATATAATCCGTGGCCCGCAGACCGAACAGCTTCATGGCCGCCAGTCGGCAGAAGGCGTCCACGAACAGGCGTTTGACATGGGCGAACTCGGTCACGTATTTGCCGTAGAGGTTGCGGTGGGCGGCGTGATTCAGGGCTTCATAAAAGGAATGGGTGACGATGCCGATGGAACCGGAGCCGATGTTGAACTTGCAGATGTTGATGGTGTTGAGCATGTCATCCCAGGCCTTGGGGCCGCGGGACAGGATCTCCGCCTCGGTGATGGGGTAGTCATGAAGGTTGAATTCAGCCACGAAGTTCTGGGCCCAGATGACATTCTGGACGCACTCGTATTTTTCATGCTTGGAATTCACGGCGAAGAAGACGTATTCGTCCGTGCCGTCGATTTTTCCGAAGACCGTTATGATGCCGGCTTCGTTGCCGTTGCCGATATAGTACTTGCTCCCCCTGGCCAGGTAGGTGCCGTCTTTCTGGGGGTAAAGCTTCATGGCCGAGGAATAGATGTCGGCCCCGTGATCTTTTTCAGACAGGCCGAAGGCGCACAGGGGATTTTCCCGCAATTTTAGAACCGCCTTCTTCTTGAATTCTTCGTTGTCGCCCAGGAAGACCGGGTCAAGGCCCAGGGTGGAGACATGGTACATATACCAGTAGGCGGTTCCGTAAAACCCGAGGATTTCGGAATACTCGAACATGCGGTAGGTGCTGTAGTACTGATCCGGATCGCCATATCCTTTGGGCAGGAACAGGGTTTCAAAAATGCGCTCTTTTTTGACGAATTCGGCAAAGTCGTAGGTGAACTCCCGGGAACGGAAATCCTCCTTCATCTTTTTCATGCCTTTGTTTTCAAACCATTCGATGGTCTTGATCATGATGTCCCTGGATCGCTGATCCGGATAATGACGGTCCTGGTACTTTTTCGGGTTCAACAGAATCATGAGCTTTCTCTCCTTTGGTTAAAAATAAAAAATCTCACGGAAATGAGATCGTTATCGTTGTTGTGCCTAAACCTTCAGTTCCGAGGTGCAATGGGGGCAGCGGGTCGCCTTGACGGGGACGGCGGAAAAGCAAAATGGGCAGTCCTTTGTCGTGGACTCGGCCGCCGGCGCCGGCTTTTTGAATCGGTTCATCTGCTTGATGACCATGAAAATGGCAAAAGCGACAATGACAAAATCCAGAACCGTGTTGATGAACAGGCCATAGTTGATGGTCACGGCCTCGGCCGCCTCGGTTTTTTCCCGGAGCGTAACCGCCAGGGCCGAGAAATCCACGTTTCCCAGCAGCAACCCGATGGGCGGCATGATGACGTCCTTGACCAGCGAACTGACGATCTTGCCGAAAGCGCCGCCGATGATAATACCCACGGCCATGTCAACGACATTGCCGCGCATGGCAAAATCTTTGAACTCTTTAATCATTCCCATGGTTTATCTCCTTTGCTGTGAGTGGTTATATCAATACCACGTCAAAGGCCTCAAGTCAGTTGCCTCGTCTCCTTCCGACCGTCTTGTGAGCCTCTTTTCTTTGTAATCAATGCTGTTTTATCCGAACTGCCGGAGAAGAGCAAGCGGTCTTTGCTTTTTACCCTGGTTTTTTTAATGAAAATAAATGCTTGAAAGAAAATAATTTACCTGTAGAATTTCACTTGAATGGCTGAAGACGCCTTCCTGGCGTAACGAACCGGAAAAACAAAAGGGGATAAAAATGACAGGCTCGGAAAAGTCCGTTTTGTTCGCTCCGCGATCATTTCGGGCGGTCTCAGCGGCCCTGGCTGAATTTCTCGAACTCGGGCTGACGCCCTCAGACAGTGAGAAATTCTTCACGCCAGGAACCTTGAGACCTTTATCCCCAAAATGATCGCAAGTCGCTCACAAAAGACTTTTTCCGAGCGCGTCACGGGTTGCAGCAAAATCATTTGGTTTTAAAGGAAATTGTGACAAAATGTCATAAGGGTATCTCTAAAAATTAGAATTTGGATTCGAGGTCAAAGCACGCGAAAATTTTAACCGGAGGAATACACTGAAGTATTTCAAGGATTAAAATTTGAGCGCAACGCCGAGATCGAGCTAAAAGGCAATTTTTAGAGGTGCCCACAAGGATAGGAACAGGCGGTTTGCTTAACAACCATATTCGGTCAACAGGAATAGAATGAAATCACTGAAGCACACCAAATTGATAAAGGCCGAATAATGAGTCAGGACGGGAAGTCCAGTCCATTGATTCAATACGCCCTCGACGCGGGGGCCGACCGGGCCGCCATTGTTGCGGCCGGGGATATTGTTGTTGATGCCGTCCTGGCCGGCAAGTGCCGGGAGCCGGGCTGCCCGAATTACGGATCGTCAAAAAACTGCCCGCCCCACGTGACCGGTCCCGCCGGGCTTCAGGCCCTGCTGAAAACCTTTCATCAGGCCCTTGTCTTCCGGATCGACGTTCCCACGGCGGATCTTTTTTCCGAAAAACGCATCGAAGTTTTTCAGCGGCTCCACAAGACCGCGGCCGCCATTGAGCAGGAGGCGCATAAGACGGGTTTTCCGCGGGCCAGGGCCTACGCCGGCGGCTCCTGCCGGGAACTTTTCTGCCAGGACCAGCCGGACTGTTCGGCGCTTGCGGCCAACGGAGAATGCCGTTTCCCGCGGCAGGCCCGGCCGTCCATGTCCGGGTTCGGCATCGATGTGGCCCGGCTCTTTGAGACCGCCGGATGGACCC from Thermodesulfobacteriota bacterium harbors:
- a CDS encoding acyl-CoA dehydrogenase family protein; the protein is MILLNPKKYQDRHYPDQRSRDIMIKTIEWFENKGMKKMKEDFRSREFTYDFAEFVKKERIFETLFLPKGYGDPDQYYSTYRMFEYSEILGFYGTAYWYMYHVSTLGLDPVFLGDNEEFKKKAVLKLRENPLCAFGLSEKDHGADIYSSAMKLYPQKDGTYLARGSKYYIGNGNEAGIITVFGKIDGTDEYVFFAVNSKHEKYECVQNVIWAQNFVAEFNLHDYPITEAEILSRGPKAWDDMLNTINICKFNIGSGSIGIVTHSFYEALNHAAHRNLYGKYVTEFAHVKRLFVDAFCRLAAMKLFGLRATDYMRAASPEDKRYLLYNPIMKMKVSIQGEEVHELLWDIIAARGFEKDMYFEQAVVELRGYPKLEGTRHVNMALIAKIIPSYFFNPKPYPEIPKMNGAQNDDFMFQQGPTRGYGKIQFHDYHLAYNSKSLPNIEVFKEQIKAYEEFLVVSGMELKDQMMNDFDYLLCVGELFTLVAYGQLIIESAAIEKIDDDILDLIFDFMIRDFARYGLELRAKPGSTEAQQQACLKMLKRPVADADKFKRVLDKHVYSLVDAYKMNP
- a CDS encoding DUF2284 domain-containing protein; translated protein: MSQDGKSSPLIQYALDAGADRAAIVAAGDIVVDAVLAGKCREPGCPNYGSSKNCPPHVTGPAGLQALLKTFHQALVFRIDVPTADLFSEKRIEVFQRLHKTAAAIEQEAHKTGFPRARAYAGGSCRELFCQDQPDCSALAANGECRFPRQARPSMSGFGIDVARLFETAGWTLTVADPKADAAEKKMANICGLVLID
- the mscL gene encoding large-conductance mechanosensitive channel protein MscL; translated protein: MIKEFKDFAMRGNVVDMAVGIIIGGAFGKIVSSLVKDVIMPPIGLLLGNVDFSALAVTLREKTEAAEAVTINYGLFINTVLDFVIVAFAIFMVIKQMNRFKKPAPAAESTTKDCPFCFSAVPVKATRCPHCTSELKV